The following is a genomic window from Sedimenticola thiotaurini.
GCAGACTCAACGGTTGTGAAAACTGGACATTGAACATGTCCCATAACCGGCTCTGAAACGCCTCCATCTCCACACTCTCCACCATCTCATCCTTACAAATGGTCTGGTGCGCAGGCAGCACTTCCCCCAAATCAGTGGCGTCAAACTGCTTCCGGGTAATGTTGCTCAACACCACGCCATAACCGTATGGCATAGCCAGGTGGCCCTTGTAGCGACCTGCTTGGACCACCAGTTGCGGATCCTTCTCCAGCCGGTTGATCAACTGATAAGTACACTGGCGAACCTGCTCCAAGGGATTGCAGACAACTTTCACACCACGCGGGGTGATCAGAGTAGCGGAGGCCCGATCCATTTTCTGGATCGTCTCCAGTTTCCAGTCCTTCACCTCCAGCAACAGGAGACCGCGCAACGGGTGCAGAATAATGAAATCCGAGTAGCGCTGTCGTCGCCCCACCGGTAGCTCATACCAGCAGAGATAGTCCTCTTCCAGGTGGGTTCCCAAGCGCCAGGCGAAACGCTTCTCACCCGCCTGCATGCGACCGATACAACTATTGAGTGTGGGTATCAGACTTGCCATGTCTCACTTGCTCCCGAAGTGACTACCTGGATAACAGCGGCATATCCCGCCAAAACTTGCGCGACAGGAATTAAAATACAGCAAGCCCGTCATAGACGCTACTGGCCGGGCAGGCCGGGCAATGGACACTCGGGTAAAAAATAGTCTTGGCTAACACAACCATCCGGGCATAAACTGACACCATGCCCGACGTCCCCCCTGCCGGGCAGTCATGGAAAGGACACACTTGATACCAGAGAATTCCGATTTTAACGCCGCCGCACCGCCGGAAGATGACGGTCTGTTCGAGCGTATCGCCTGCGGTCTTGAGGATCGCGGTCATGTTATTCTGCCCGCGGCGCTACCCGAGCCAATTGCTGCCGCCCTGCTGCAATACCTGAGCCAGCAGGAGCAGGATCGGTTTCACCGGGCACGCATCGGGCGCGGAATCGAACAGACCCGCAATCAGTTCGTCCGTCGGGACAAGATTGTCTGGATGGACCCGGCCCACCCGCAAGCCGACGCCTGGTTCAACTGGACCGATCGTCTGCAACGTTATCTGAACCGGCGACTGTTTCTGGGCCTGTTCTCGTTCGAGAGTCACTTCGCCCACTACCGGCCTGGGGATTTCTACAGGAAACACCTGGACGCCTTTCGCGGTGAGTCCAACCGGGTGCTCAGCCTGGTTACTTATCTGAACCGGGGCTGGGAGCCCGATCAGGGCGGCGAACTGGTTATCTACGCCCCGGACGACGGCGCTGAGATTACCCGGGTGATGCCCACTTTCGGCACCCTGGTGATCTTTCTCAGCGAAGAGTTCCCCCATGAGGTCCTGGCAGCCGAACGGGATCGCTACAGTGTGGCCGGCTGGTTTCGGGTTAACGGCTCCATCAACCGGCAGATCGACCCGCCACGCTGATCGCCTATTACGGAATCGACACGCCAGGTCGAACCGGTTACGCCCGTAATCGGCGTTAACGCTCCTGCAGGCACAACCACTCCACTTCAACTTCCCCCGCTTCGGTTGCCACATAGGCTGAGTCGCCGCTGATGGTGACGGAGAAGGTCATGGTTCTTTGCACCAGCTCAGCCAATTGGCTGATAGCACGAGCATCGAAGCGAAATACCGATACCGGCAGGGCCGCGAGCTTTGCCCGGGACTGATCCCACCAGACATCCGACTTGGCGTTGAAGCTATAGACCTTGACCTGCTTCGCCAGTCGCGAGGCCTTTTTAATCCGTTCCACCGCCGGTTCCCCCACATCAATCCACAGCTCCAGCTGATCGTCCAGGGTACGCTGCCAGATATCCGGTACATCGGGTTCTGATAACCCCTTGGTAAACAGCAACGACTCCTGCGCATTCAGACAATAGGCCATGACCCTGGCCATCATCCGTTGCGGATTTTCCGACGGGTGCTGTGCCACCGTCAGATTCAGGGTGTCGTAGTGGTGGCGATTGGTATCGGACAGATTGATGGTGAATTTGTAAATGGTTGGCTTCAGGGCCATATCTCATCCTTCGTGAAATCGCCCTGGTTCGGGCTGATTGGCAGATGGGGAAAATAACAGCTTAACGACAGGTCGCCGAATCATGCATCCTGTAATCGGCGAATCAATGCCGGTATTTGGCTCGGGTGTGCCACCGTGTGGTGGGGCGTAATCCCCAGGCCGGCATCCAGCGACTGCTGATGTTGCACCCAGATCGAGGGGATAGAACTGGCCTGGGCACCGGCGATGTCCGCCGCCAGGCTGTCTCCCACATGGATCGCCTCGTGGGCCGCGCAATTGGCCAGCCTGAGTGCTTTCTGAAAAATGGAGCGGGCCGGCTTCTCCTCCGGCTCCTGTCCCCCGATAATGATGTGATCCACCCGTTCTGCCAGATTGACCGCCTCAATCTTGGGCACCTGGGAGAATACCGGACCATTGGTGATCACCACGGTGGTGAAAGAGTCACGGGCTTCGGCCAGAAAGGCCTCGATACCGGGAAAGAAATCGAAGGCAGCCAGCCGATCACGATCGAACTGATTCTGCAGACGCTGCGCAGACGATTGACCCGCCTCCGCCACACCCAGCTCGGCCAACAGATCAATCATCAGTTGCACGCGAAACCCGTCTTCTCCCTGCTGCTGGATAATGGGTAGATAACGTGCCCGCTGGCTATCACTCCAACGACGATAGAAACCGGTCTCATATCGCTCGGCAAACAGCACACCATCCACACCGAACTGCTCGCTTACCGTCCCGGCCAGACGCGCCTTGGCCAGTTCAGTGGCTTTTCGCGTGTCACAGAGAGTCTCATCCAGATCGAGAAAAATCGCTTTCAGCACTTAAACATCCCGCCAATATATACTTGGCAACCCTTTAATGTGATTGCTACGCTGACGCCTTATCGGCAAACAACAGACCGACTAAATTGACCTGTTCCATCTTATCACTCACGACTCAGGTTTATATCAGTCGGCAGGCCACCAAAATTCAACCCGGATTGTCGACAACTTCACTGCCCGTCCTGGTACTCCATATCCTCTTCCAGCAGGGGCGACGTTTCCCGGGGAGCGGCGTTGTTCCAATCGTCAAAAGGAAACGGTTTGTGCTCGGTATTAAAAACCAGGAACTGGGTAATATCGTACAGATAGGTGCTGAGTCCCTGGCCAAATTTTCGTAACGGCTCATTGGGCTCCTTATTGATGGCGACGAGAATGAACTGCACCACCGCTACAGCAAAAACGATCCCCTTGGCCAGACCGTGGATAATCAGAAACAGCAGCATGTAGAGACCGCGTATCCAGATCTTGTTATTCGACGGGGTTACTTCTTGATTCATGTTGCACTTCCTCTCTGCAGCGGGTCTTTAAGCTAAAATGGGCCTTCGCCGGATGAATCTCAATAGCCTATTCAATCCTACTTGCAGTTGGCTGTCGATGGAAACCGGCAACCGGGTGCGGCAGACAGATGCAGATCAGTCACGCAAAACAGGCTAGACTAACCGCTTCTGCAGAAACACAACCCACGGACTGATGACCGAGTTTTTTCAACAGATCCTGGAGTGGGTGACACTCCACCCCGGCTGGTCCTACAGCGTCATCTTTTTCATCGCCATGGCCGAATCGCTGGCCATTATCGGGCTGATTGTGCCCGGCGTTGCCATTATGTTCGGTATCGGTGCCCTGATTGCCAGCGGCGCCATCGCCTTCTGGCCCGCCATGGGTTGGGCAGTAGCCGGGGCGGTCACGGGTGATGGCCTGAGCTTCTGGCTGGGGCGTCATTACCAGCAACGCCTGACCACTATCTGGCCCTTCAACCGGTACCCCGAATCGTTACAGCGCGGCGTCGATTTTTTTCAGAAGTATGGTGGCAAAAGCGTAGCGCTGGGTCGTTTCTTCGGCCCGATCCGGGCCGTGATTCCACTGATCGCCGGCATGTTGGGCATGACCCCGTTGCGCTTCGTGATCGCCAACGTGCTCTCGGCCCTGGCCTGGGCACCGCTCTACCTGTTGCCGGGCATCGTCTTCGGGGCCTCCCTGGAACTGGCTTCCGAAGTGGCCATGCGGCTGGTGATCCTGGCCCTGTCACTGTTGGTTATCGCCTGGTTGGTCTACAACCTGATCCGTTGGCTGTTCCGGCGCCTGCACCCCTATACCAGTGGCTGGGTGCAGTGGTTGATGAGGTGGGGCCAGGCCCACCCGGTGATGGGTGAGATCGCCAGCGCCCTGGCCGATCCTGACCATCCGGAGACCCGGGGCCTGTCGATCCTGGCCAGCCTGCTGGTGATCACCTCCATTCTGTTTGCCCTGCTGGTCGGCCTGCTGCCCGAGGGCGGCATGCATACCCTGCCCGACCTGACCGTCCTGCAGACACTGCAGAGCCTGCGTTCACCCTGGGCCGATGAGTTGATGGTCTATTTCACCCGACTGGCCGATACCGGGGTGATTCTGACCCTGGCGGTGGGGGTCTGGCTGTTCCTGTTTTTCAGCGGCCATCGGCGTACGGCCAGTTACTGGCTGGCTGCGGTACTGTTCAGCAGCCTGGCCGCTTTTCTGTTAAAGCTGGGCATGCAGGTTTCCCGCCCCGATATTATCGTGCAGAGTCCCGACTCCTTCTCATTCCCCAGCGCCCATACCCTCTATTCGGTGGTGCTGTATGGGTTCCTTTCGGTACTGATCGCCCGTCCTCTGTCGGATCGCTGGCGTTGGCTGCCTTACAGTCTGGCCGGCCTGCTGATTCTGGCCGTGGCCATGTCGCGGCTCTATCTGGGTGTGCACTGGCTCTCCGATGTGGTCGGCAGTATCACCCTGGGGCTGGCCTGGGTCGCCCTGCTGGGCCTCGCCTACCATCGTCATGCAACCCGGGAGACCCAATGGCGGCAACTGCTGCTGGTGGCACTGCTACTGACCAGCGGCGCATTCGGTGTGGAGACAGCACTGCACCATGAGCGAAACATGGCCCATTACCAGCCGGTCCGGACAATCCAACTGATCCCGGAGCATCAGTGGTGGGGCAACGGACCTACCGCCCTACCGGCGTTTCGTGCTGATCTGCGAAACCGTGCGGATCACCCGCTGAATCTGCAATTTGCCGGCTCACTGGACTGGCTCAGCCAGCAGTTGAACCGTGCCGGCTGGCACGATGCTATCCGGTTGAATAGCACCGACTGGCTCACACTGCTCTCACCTGCACAACCGCTGCAGGCTCTGCCGGTGCTGCCACAGGTGCATGACGGTCGCCACGAGGCGCTGCTGTTGCAGAAAACGCTGCCACATGACCGACGACTGGTGGTGCGCCTCTGGCCCACTGACTTCCAGTTGGCGGGAATCAATACTCCGGTCTGGGTCGGTAATGTCAGCGAGCAGCAGCGGGTAACCTTGCTGGGCCTGCTCACTTACGCCCAGACGGCGCAAAACTTCGATCAGGCCCTGGCAGAGTTACGCCAGGACCTGCGCCCGCTGGTGAACGGACAACTTAAGGATGCAGGCAGTCTGCTGAAGATCCGGCAGTAGCCGGCGCAGCCTGGAAAGGGGTTGTCAGGTTGGGGAAGCGTCGCCACCCCAGGGACGGTTGAGTGAGTTCTCAATGCCCAGATGACCCAGCAGGCGCGCCACCATGAAGTCGATCAACTCTTCAATGGTAGTGGGACGGTTATAGAATCCGGGACTGGCTGGCATGATCACCACCCCCAGGCGGGAGAGTTTCAGCATGTTCTCCAGGTGGATGGGAGAAAAGGGTGTCTCCCGCACCATCAGAATCAACTTGCGCTGCTCCTTCAGCACCACATCAGCGGCCCGTTCAATCAGGTTATTGCTGGCACCGCAGGCAATCGCCGAGAGTGTACCGGTGCTGCAGGGACAGACCACCATCGCCCCCGGGGGATTGGAGCCGCTCGCCACCGGCGCAGTCCACTGCTCCCGCCCGAACACCCGCAACTGCCCCGCCGCCGCTCCGTAGCGCTCCCTCAGGATCGCCTCCGCTTCGGTGGCCCGGGAAGGGAGCGTCAGACCGGTCTCCATCGGCATCACCACCTGGGCCGCCTTGGAGATCATCAGGTAGACGGTCCGCTCGGCCTGCACCAGGCACTCCAGCAGGCGCAGCGCATAGGGCGCCCCGGAGGCACCGGTAATGGCCAGGGCGATGGGTTTGGCGGCTTGATCGGTCATAGCTGAAGATTAGCTCCTGGCCGACAGGGCATCCAGCAGTCGCTGGTGGATCTGCTCGAAGCCGCCGTTGCTCATGATCAGCACCCGGTCACCCGGCGCCACCTCCGCCACCAGGGCCTGGATGATCTCCTCCACACCCCGGAACACCCGTCCCCGCTCACCCAGGGGGGCGAACACCGCATCGGCATCCCAATCCAGCGCAGCCGGGGAGTAGACCAGCACCCGGTCTGCAGCGGCCAGCGAGGCCGGCAGCTGGGCGGCATGCACCCCCATACGCATGGTATTGGAACGGGGTTCCAGCACGGCAAAGATACGCGCCTCGCCCACCTGGGCACGCAGGCCGCTGAGGGTGGTTTCGATCGCGGTCGGGTGGTGGGCGAAATCGTCGTATACCTGAACGCCATCCACCTCGCCACACAGCTCCATACGCCGTTTTACATTACGAAACTCCGCCAGCGCCTCCATCGCCACCGCCGGTGTCACGCCCACATGGCGGGCCGCCGCAATGGCCGCCAGGGCATTGCTGATGCTGTGTTGACCGGTCAGCGCCCAAGCCACCTCGCCGATACACCTGCCCTCGTGCAGCAGATTGAAGCGACTGCCATCGGGCGTCAGGGGCTGGGCCGCCCACTGGGCGGTGGTGTCACCGGCGGAGAATCTCTCCAGCGGGGTCCAGCAGCCCATCGCCAGCACCTGGTCCATGGCCGTTTCATCCTTGGGCGCTATGATCAGACCACTGCCCGGCACGGTACGCACCAGGTGGTGAAACTGACGCTGAATCATGGCCAGATCATCAAAAATGTCGGCGTGATCGAACTCCAGGTTGTTCATCACCAGGGTACGGGGGTGGTAGTGGACAAACTTGGAACGCTTGTCGAAAAAGGCGGTGTCGTACTCGTCCGCCTCCACGACGAAAAACGGCGTGTCCCCAATACGGGCCGAGAGGCCGAAGTTGAGCGGTACGCCG
Proteins encoded in this region:
- a CDS encoding HAD family hydrolase, producing MLKAIFLDLDETLCDTRKATELAKARLAGTVSEQFGVDGVLFAERYETGFYRRWSDSQRARYLPIIQQQGEDGFRVQLMIDLLAELGVAEAGQSSAQRLQNQFDRDRLAAFDFFPGIEAFLAEARDSFTTVVITNGPVFSQVPKIEAVNLAERVDHIIIGGQEPEEKPARSIFQKALRLANCAAHEAIHVGDSLAADIAGAQASSIPSIWVQHQQSLDAGLGITPHHTVAHPSQIPALIRRLQDA
- a CDS encoding bifunctional DedA family/phosphatase PAP2 family protein; translation: MTEFFQQILEWVTLHPGWSYSVIFFIAMAESLAIIGLIVPGVAIMFGIGALIASGAIAFWPAMGWAVAGAVTGDGLSFWLGRHYQQRLTTIWPFNRYPESLQRGVDFFQKYGGKSVALGRFFGPIRAVIPLIAGMLGMTPLRFVIANVLSALAWAPLYLLPGIVFGASLELASEVAMRLVILALSLLVIAWLVYNLIRWLFRRLHPYTSGWVQWLMRWGQAHPVMGEIASALADPDHPETRGLSILASLLVITSILFALLVGLLPEGGMHTLPDLTVLQTLQSLRSPWADELMVYFTRLADTGVILTLAVGVWLFLFFSGHRRTASYWLAAVLFSSLAAFLLKLGMQVSRPDIIVQSPDSFSFPSAHTLYSVVLYGFLSVLIARPLSDRWRWLPYSLAGLLILAVAMSRLYLGVHWLSDVVGSITLGLAWVALLGLAYHRHATRETQWRQLLLVALLLTSGAFGVETALHHERNMAHYQPVRTIQLIPEHQWWGNGPTALPAFRADLRNRADHPLNLQFAGSLDWLSQQLNRAGWHDAIRLNSTDWLTLLSPAQPLQALPVLPQVHDGRHEALLLQKTLPHDRRLVVRLWPTDFQLAGINTPVWVGNVSEQQRVTLLGLLTYAQTAQNFDQALAELRQDLRPLVNGQLKDAGSLLKIRQ
- a CDS encoding DUF4389 domain-containing protein produces the protein MNQEVTPSNNKIWIRGLYMLLFLIIHGLAKGIVFAVAVVQFILVAINKEPNEPLRKFGQGLSTYLYDITQFLVFNTEHKPFPFDDWNNAAPRETSPLLEEDMEYQDGQ
- a CDS encoding YaeQ family protein, encoding MALKPTIYKFTINLSDTNRHHYDTLNLTVAQHPSENPQRMMARVMAYCLNAQESLLFTKGLSEPDVPDIWQRTLDDQLELWIDVGEPAVERIKKASRLAKQVKVYSFNAKSDVWWDQSRAKLAALPVSVFRFDARAISQLAELVQRTMTFSVTISGDSAYVATEAGEVEVEWLCLQER
- the mpl gene encoding UDP-N-acetylmuramate:L-alanyl-gamma-D-glutamyl-meso-diaminopimelate ligase, translated to MHIHILGICGTFMGGVALLARALGHEVSGSDANVYPPMSTQLEAAGIQLREGYDPAHLMPAPDCVVVGNALSRGNPAVEYMLDAGLPYTSGPQWLAEQVLHDKWVLAVAGTHGKTSTASLLAWILEYAGMGPGFLIGGVPLNFGLSARIGDTPFFVVEADEYDTAFFDKRSKFVHYHPRTLVMNNLEFDHADIFDDLAMIQRQFHHLVRTVPGSGLIIAPKDETAMDQVLAMGCWTPLERFSAGDTTAQWAAQPLTPDGSRFNLLHEGRCIGEVAWALTGQHSISNALAAIAAARHVGVTPAVAMEALAEFRNVKRRMELCGEVDGVQVYDDFAHHPTAIETTLSGLRAQVGEARIFAVLEPRSNTMRMGVHAAQLPASLAAADRVLVYSPAALDWDADAVFAPLGERGRVFRGVEEIIQALVAEVAPGDRVLIMSNGGFEQIHQRLLDALSARS
- a CDS encoding 2OG-Fe(II) oxygenase; the protein is MIPENSDFNAAAPPEDDGLFERIACGLEDRGHVILPAALPEPIAAALLQYLSQQEQDRFHRARIGRGIEQTRNQFVRRDKIVWMDPAHPQADAWFNWTDRLQRYLNRRLFLGLFSFESHFAHYRPGDFYRKHLDAFRGESNRVLSLVTYLNRGWEPDQGGELVIYAPDDGAEITRVMPTFGTLVIFLSEEFPHEVLAAERDRYSVAGWFRVNGSINRQIDPPR
- a CDS encoding flavin prenyltransferase UbiX, which gives rise to MTDQAAKPIALAITGASGAPYALRLLECLVQAERTVYLMISKAAQVVMPMETGLTLPSRATEAEAILRERYGAAAGQLRVFGREQWTAPVASGSNPPGAMVVCPCSTGTLSAIACGASNNLIERAADVVLKEQRKLILMVRETPFSPIHLENMLKLSRLGVVIMPASPGFYNRPTTIEELIDFMVARLLGHLGIENSLNRPWGGDASPT